In a genomic window of Saccharothrix sp. HUAS TT1:
- a CDS encoding ABC transporter permease, producing the protein MRALTRGLLGVAGFLVVWELFGRSRMVPSDYLPPPSVVAVELLKLLVDEAFLRDVVATVLALLIAVGLSIAIAVPLGLVLGSVASVRHATRAVVEFLRPIPSVALIPLVIVLLGIGPETKITLAVYAAVWPILFNTVYALDELDPLLVETARAFGSGRVRVLTSVALPSALPFVLTGIRLAATTSLVVVVSVELLAGGSGGIGQFIGDARSGAGRMDVVLAGTVVAGVIGYLLNEGLERAQRRWVGWSAVTGGRS; encoded by the coding sequence GTGCGTGCGCTCACCCGAGGACTGCTCGGTGTGGCCGGGTTCCTCGTCGTATGGGAGCTGTTCGGCCGGTCCCGGATGGTTCCCTCGGACTACTTGCCACCGCCGTCCGTCGTAGCGGTGGAGTTGCTGAAGCTGTTGGTGGACGAGGCTTTCCTGCGCGACGTGGTCGCGACGGTCCTCGCCCTCCTGATCGCGGTGGGGTTGTCGATCGCGATCGCCGTGCCGCTGGGGCTCGTCCTCGGCAGCGTGGCGTCCGTCCGGCACGCCACCCGCGCCGTGGTGGAGTTCCTGCGGCCGATCCCGTCGGTGGCGCTGATCCCGCTCGTGATCGTGCTGCTCGGCATCGGGCCGGAAACCAAGATCACCCTCGCGGTGTACGCGGCGGTCTGGCCCATCCTGTTCAACACCGTCTACGCGCTGGACGAGCTCGACCCCCTGCTGGTCGAGACGGCGCGGGCCTTCGGCTCCGGCCGGGTGCGCGTGCTCACCTCCGTCGCGCTGCCGTCCGCGCTGCCGTTCGTGCTGACCGGCATCCGGCTCGCGGCGACGACCAGCCTGGTCGTGGTGGTCAGCGTCGAACTGCTGGCCGGCGGCTCGGGCGGCATCGGCCAGTTCATCGGTGACGCGCGCAGCGGCGCCGGGCGGATGGACGTCGTCCTCGCCGGGACGGTCGTCGCGGGCGTGATCGGCTACCTGCTCAACGAGGGGCTGGAACGCGCGCAGCGCCGCTGGGTCGGCTGGAGCGCGGTCACCGGAGGTCGGTCGTGA
- a CDS encoding ABC transporter permease, whose product MNRFVQRWAVFVGLVVVWELATRLADDTFFPPPSEIAVAAQQLWFSGSAGDLFLTDTVFEHVLPSIGRLLAGWGIAAVLGISLGLALGRSATATEYAGPLLTFMRSIPPPLLVPVFLLVFSVGTRMQLATIVFGVVWPILLNSVDGARSVDATKFETSAVFRIPKAQWVLGVVLPSAAPKIFAGLRVSLSLSLVLMVVSELIGTDNGIGSQLLVAQREFDFPDMWAGIILLGVLGYALNTVLLGFERKALAWQPKQEERTPATVEEKS is encoded by the coding sequence GTGAACCGTTTCGTCCAGCGGTGGGCCGTGTTCGTCGGTCTCGTCGTGGTGTGGGAGTTGGCGACCCGGCTCGCCGACGACACGTTCTTCCCGCCCCCGTCCGAGATCGCCGTCGCGGCGCAGCAGTTGTGGTTCTCCGGCTCCGCCGGGGACCTGTTCCTCACCGACACGGTGTTCGAGCACGTGCTGCCGAGCATCGGTCGGCTCCTGGCCGGGTGGGGCATCGCCGCCGTGCTCGGCATCTCGCTCGGCCTGGCGCTCGGCCGTTCCGCGACGGCCACCGAGTACGCCGGGCCGCTGCTGACGTTCATGCGCTCGATCCCGCCACCGCTGCTGGTGCCGGTGTTCCTGCTCGTGTTCAGCGTCGGCACCCGGATGCAGCTCGCCACGATCGTCTTCGGCGTGGTGTGGCCGATCCTGCTCAACAGCGTCGACGGCGCCCGCTCCGTCGACGCCACGAAGTTCGAGACCTCGGCGGTGTTCCGCATCCCCAAGGCGCAGTGGGTCCTCGGTGTCGTCCTGCCTTCCGCAGCACCGAAGATCTTCGCCGGGTTGCGGGTCTCCCTGTCGCTGTCGCTGGTGCTCATGGTCGTGTCCGAACTGATCGGAACCGACAACGGGATCGGGTCGCAACTGCTCGTCGCACAGCGCGAGTTCGACTTCCCCGACATGTGGGCCGGGATCATCCTGCTGGGTGTCCTCGGCTACGCCCTCAACACCGTGCTCCTCGGCTTCGAGCGCAAAGCCCTTGCGTGGCAACCGAAGCAGGAGGAGCGCACCCCCGCGACGGTGGAGGAAAAATCATGA
- a CDS encoding ABC transporter ATP-binding protein: protein MTAMLEVADLGHTYQAKDGAHTAIADLSFTVGAGELVCVVGPSGCGKSTLLRTISGLIRPTRGEVSLHGNEVHGVPDDLAVVFQDYSRSLFPWLTVQKNVEFPLRRTLGRAERRARAAEALEWVGLSGAGRKYPWQLSGGMQQRVAIARALAYRPALLLMDEPFASVDAQTRFELEDLLLKVRTEQDTTVLVVTHDIDESVYLGDRILVLSTSPASVVADLKVDLPAQRDQITTRESEEFVALRAEVARLLNVGKTSEAVRARREANEQQAAKWAEAERAEVSRAEAEERATT, encoded by the coding sequence ATGACCGCGATGCTCGAAGTGGCCGACCTCGGCCACACCTACCAGGCGAAGGACGGCGCGCACACCGCGATCGCCGACCTGTCGTTCACCGTCGGCGCCGGCGAGCTGGTCTGCGTGGTCGGTCCGTCCGGCTGCGGCAAGTCCACGCTGCTGCGCACCATCTCCGGCCTGATCCGGCCGACCCGGGGCGAAGTCAGCCTGCACGGCAACGAGGTGCACGGCGTGCCGGACGACCTGGCCGTGGTGTTCCAGGACTACAGCCGCTCGCTGTTCCCCTGGCTGACCGTGCAGAAGAACGTCGAGTTCCCGCTTCGCCGCACCCTGGGCCGGGCCGAGCGCCGGGCCCGCGCGGCCGAGGCGCTGGAGTGGGTCGGCCTGTCCGGCGCCGGCCGCAAGTACCCGTGGCAGCTGTCCGGCGGCATGCAGCAGCGGGTGGCGATCGCCCGCGCGCTGGCCTACCGGCCCGCGCTGCTGCTCATGGACGAGCCGTTCGCCTCGGTGGACGCGCAGACCCGGTTCGAGCTGGAGGACCTGCTGCTGAAGGTGCGCACCGAGCAGGACACGACCGTCCTCGTGGTGACGCACGACATCGACGAGAGCGTCTACCTGGGCGACCGGATCCTGGTGCTGTCCACCTCGCCCGCGTCCGTGGTGGCCGACCTGAAGGTCGACCTGCCCGCGCAGCGCGACCAGATCACCACCCGCGAGTCCGAGGAGTTCGTGGCGCTGCGGGCGGAGGTGGCGCGGCTGCTCAACGTCGGCAAGACCTCCGAGGCGGTCCGCGCGCGGCGCGAGGCGAACGAGCAGCAGGCGGCGAAGTGGGCCGAGGCGGAGCGCGCCGAGGTCTCCCGCGCCGAGGCCGAGGAGCGCGCCACGACGTGA
- a CDS encoding 4-hydroxybenzoate 3-monooxygenase, which produces MSIFAQAVQRLGYAVSDLDAEWAVQSNRRPVGIVGAGPAGLTLGNLLREAGIPCVVLEKGTREYIETRPRAGVLEHRAVQMLTEHGLADRLLQEADRHGACEFRVNGEAHEVDYATLYDGQTHYIYPQQEVVQDLVRHYVDDQAGDVRWSVTDVELDRIESSEPVLTWTNADGTRERLDCSFIAGADGFHGVARRSIPPGAVQEFSHQHGIEWLSILAEAPPSTHKVIYALHPDGFAGHMLRSSTVSRYYLQVPVDDTVDNWPDERVWAELHKRLALRDSDWKLTEGRIVEKRILDMRSHVVEPMNHGNLYLLGDAAHIITPVGAKGMNLALHDAEVLADALTRYHRTGDETGLRAYSDTCLRRVWRAQEFSQWMVFMIHRSPEPFLSRLGQARLEHLIASGSSAGYFAQNYVGP; this is translated from the coding sequence GTGAGCATCTTTGCACAGGCTGTCCAGAGGTTGGGGTATGCGGTGAGCGATCTTGACGCGGAATGGGCCGTACAGAGCAACCGGCGACCGGTTGGCATCGTCGGAGCGGGCCCCGCGGGATTGACCTTGGGGAACCTGCTCCGCGAAGCCGGAATCCCCTGCGTTGTGCTGGAAAAAGGCACCCGTGAGTACATCGAGACCCGGCCCCGCGCCGGCGTCCTGGAGCACCGCGCGGTGCAAATGTTGACCGAGCACGGTCTCGCGGACCGGTTGCTCCAAGAGGCGGACAGGCACGGCGCTTGCGAATTCCGGGTGAACGGCGAAGCCCACGAAGTGGACTACGCCACGTTGTACGACGGCCAAACGCACTACATCTACCCGCAGCAGGAGGTCGTCCAGGACCTCGTGCGGCACTACGTCGACGATCAGGCCGGGGACGTCCGGTGGTCCGTCACGGACGTCGAACTGGACCGGATCGAGTCCTCCGAACCGGTCCTGACCTGGACGAACGCCGACGGGACGCGGGAGCGGCTGGACTGCTCGTTCATCGCCGGCGCGGACGGGTTCCACGGCGTGGCGCGGCGCAGCATCCCGCCGGGCGCGGTGCAGGAGTTCAGCCACCAGCACGGCATCGAGTGGCTGAGCATCCTGGCCGAGGCGCCGCCATCCACCCACAAGGTGATTTACGCGCTTCACCCGGACGGATTCGCGGGCCACATGCTCCGCAGTTCTACGGTTTCCCGCTACTACCTCCAAGTCCCGGTGGACGACACGGTGGACAACTGGCCGGACGAGCGGGTGTGGGCGGAACTGCACAAGAGGTTGGCGCTGCGGGACTCCGACTGGAAGCTCACCGAGGGGCGCATCGTGGAGAAGCGCATCCTGGACATGCGCAGCCACGTGGTCGAGCCGATGAACCACGGCAACCTGTACCTCCTCGGCGACGCGGCGCACATCATCACGCCGGTGGGGGCGAAGGGGATGAACCTCGCCCTGCACGACGCCGAGGTGCTGGCCGACGCCCTGACGAGGTACCACCGAACGGGTGATGAGACGGGCCTGCGGGCGTACTCCGACACCTGCCTGCGGCGGGTGTGGCGTGCGCAGGAGTTCTCGCAGTGGATGGTGTTCATGATCCACCGGTCGCCGGAGCCGTTCCTGAGCCGGTTGGGCCAAGCCCGGCTCGAACACCTCATCGCCTCCGGGTCGTCCGCGGGCTATTTCGCCCAAAACTACGTGGGGCCCTGA
- a CDS encoding ABC transporter substrate-binding protein has product MLAVVSGCGLLGGSEEEPTSAAAAPGKVEKAKISLGLLPILDVASVHVAIKKGYFKDEGLEVDVKIIQGGAAAIPGLISGDLDFSFGNWVSFFAAEAKQAAQGVDGLKLVSDGYQAKPEMFLILAKSDSTIKSPKDLEGKTIAINTFRNIAELTAKATLEANDVDPAKVNFKEFPFPDMEAAVQNGTVDAAFMVEPFISRAQRSSGQITVLDAASGPTADIPIAGYATTGKFVKENPNTVAAFQRAMAKGQADAADRPTVEPLLVEYAKVDKETASLVHFGEFPTTLDATRLQRVSGLMRTYGLLEQDFDVAPMLVSGSGS; this is encoded by the coding sequence ATGCTCGCCGTCGTCTCCGGTTGCGGCCTGCTCGGTGGCTCCGAGGAGGAGCCCACCAGCGCCGCCGCTGCGCCGGGCAAGGTCGAGAAGGCCAAGATCTCGCTTGGCCTGCTCCCCATCCTCGACGTCGCGTCGGTCCACGTCGCGATCAAGAAGGGCTACTTCAAGGACGAGGGCCTCGAGGTAGATGTCAAGATCATCCAGGGTGGCGCCGCGGCCATCCCGGGTCTGATCAGCGGTGACCTCGACTTCAGCTTCGGCAACTGGGTGTCGTTCTTCGCCGCCGAGGCGAAGCAGGCCGCCCAGGGCGTCGACGGCCTGAAGCTCGTCAGCGACGGGTACCAGGCCAAGCCGGAGATGTTCCTGATCCTCGCCAAGTCCGACTCGACGATCAAGTCGCCGAAGGACCTGGAGGGCAAGACCATCGCGATCAACACCTTCCGGAACATCGCCGAGCTGACCGCGAAGGCGACCCTGGAGGCCAACGACGTCGACCCGGCCAAGGTCAACTTCAAGGAGTTCCCCTTCCCGGACATGGAGGCCGCGGTCCAGAACGGCACGGTCGACGCCGCCTTCATGGTGGAGCCGTTCATCAGCCGCGCCCAGCGGTCCAGCGGTCAGATCACCGTGCTCGACGCGGCGTCCGGCCCGACCGCCGACATCCCGATCGCGGGCTACGCCACGACCGGGAAGTTCGTGAAGGAGAACCCGAACACCGTCGCCGCGTTCCAGCGCGCGATGGCCAAGGGCCAGGCCGACGCCGCCGACCGCCCCACGGTCGAGCCGCTGCTGGTCGAGTACGCCAAGGTGGACAAGGAAACCGCCAGCCTGGTGCACTTCGGCGAGTTCCCGACGACGCTGGACGCCACCCGGCTGCAGCGCGTCTCGGGCCTGATGCGAACCTACGGCCTGTTGGAGCAGGACTTCGACGTCGCTCCGATGTTGGTGAGCGGGTCGGGCAGCTGA
- a CDS encoding nitrate- and nitrite sensing domain-containing protein encodes MLLVPALSTLTLAGLRLNTQLDDVELFGQVQRELQLSAQVAAVSNALQLERDAAVWFVAGGRGENLPEFQTRSGEVDAQVGRLRDVAASTTGVDDAVRESFQKSLESLDGLNSLRDTVTTTKYPDISVHSAYGQVLAALAQVHRATASSLSNETITPLAGANLALYAAKEQLTQQNSILLSTAERGEFAPGQVNALRAAQSRLDAAFADFATTASQQNRQLLSDTVSGVPVDGRNFLVQLALVQQADAGKVSISDADVLSFGEQTAALLREVSQDIERQANQASIDLTEAARASAWRDAALVAVALVIAFALMAFVARSMLTPLRVLRRTALDVARNRLPDAIKRIRTHRDPARAAEEALVPVPINTTEEVGQVARAFDAVQREAVRLAVEQVALRANVNDMFINLSRRSQALVERQITVIDRLEQDEQDPDQLASLFELDHLATQMRRNSENLLVLSGTTVNRRVTRPVPISEVLGAAVSEVEKYARIQIAPAPELRVQGRVVNDLAHLIAELLDNATAFSKPTTKVTVRAIETRRGEVSIRIHDRGVGMQEQDVVEANTKLADPPEVDVSVAREMGLYVVGQLAKRHNIRVTLTNNDDIEGGVTAQVVLPVDLLHRGPEPVAPRPVQAALPQRQATPQLEDSGVGVLAGVPKWTPEIPPGGYAPLELAPSTGPQVVHTHEAESGGYFEVEQTPATDLFTATVTETVPPPGEEVPDYSYPPDAAYSPDAPYSPDAARPAPVAVREREEDDASTQRLPIYEDVLSRWFQGGEAEAGVHGELGDQQPAAATAPPETASERTMFADRAELMGADGLGGHHEGTASEQTAYTDRADLITPPAQAAPAAQAKPTPPAPRGSTPAGLPKREPAPSAIPSSGASAPGWGAAADDSWTAASSALKAPVDDTTTAGLPKRVPKARLMPGSLTAPASSRGSAPTATQPAASGAAPAGLATAIPPRRSADRLRQRFATYQRGVQLGRQTGDEAGMPWEGLSLGNEDNTSAATGGNQTKEQK; translated from the coding sequence GTGCTCCTGGTGCCCGCGCTGAGCACGCTGACGCTCGCCGGGCTGAGGTTGAACACCCAGCTGGACGACGTCGAGCTGTTCGGCCAGGTGCAGCGGGAACTCCAGCTGTCGGCCCAGGTGGCGGCGGTCTCGAACGCGCTGCAGCTGGAACGGGACGCCGCGGTGTGGTTCGTCGCGGGCGGTCGCGGGGAGAACCTCCCCGAGTTCCAGACGCGGTCCGGCGAGGTCGACGCCCAGGTCGGCAGGTTGCGCGACGTCGCGGCCTCCACGACCGGCGTCGACGACGCGGTGCGCGAGTCGTTCCAGAAGTCGCTGGAGTCGCTGGACGGCCTCAACTCGCTGCGGGACACGGTGACCACCACCAAGTACCCCGACATCTCGGTGCACAGCGCCTACGGCCAGGTCCTGGCCGCGCTCGCCCAGGTGCACCGCGCCACCGCGAGCAGCCTGAGCAACGAGACCATCACCCCGCTGGCCGGCGCCAACCTCGCGCTGTACGCGGCGAAGGAGCAGCTGACCCAGCAGAACTCGATCCTGCTGTCGACGGCCGAGCGCGGCGAGTTCGCGCCCGGCCAGGTCAACGCCCTGCGCGCGGCGCAGTCCCGGCTGGACGCGGCGTTCGCCGACTTCGCCACCACCGCGAGCCAGCAGAACCGCCAGCTGCTGTCGGACACCGTGTCCGGTGTGCCGGTCGACGGCCGCAACTTCCTGGTGCAGCTGGCGCTGGTGCAGCAGGCCGACGCGGGCAAGGTGTCCATTTCGGACGCCGACGTGCTGAGCTTCGGCGAGCAGACCGCGGCGCTGCTGCGCGAGGTGTCGCAGGACATCGAGCGGCAGGCCAACCAGGCGTCGATCGACCTGACCGAGGCGGCCCGCGCGTCCGCGTGGCGCGACGCGGCGCTGGTCGCGGTCGCGCTGGTGATCGCGTTCGCCCTCATGGCGTTCGTCGCCCGCTCGATGCTGACTCCGCTGCGCGTGCTGCGCCGCACCGCGCTGGACGTGGCCCGCAACCGCCTGCCGGACGCGATCAAGCGGATCCGGACGCACCGCGACCCGGCCCGCGCCGCGGAAGAGGCGCTGGTGCCGGTGCCGATCAACACCACCGAGGAGGTCGGCCAGGTGGCGCGGGCGTTCGACGCCGTGCAGCGCGAAGCCGTCCGCCTCGCGGTCGAGCAGGTGGCGCTGCGCGCGAACGTCAACGACATGTTCATCAACCTGTCCCGGCGCTCGCAGGCGCTGGTCGAGCGGCAGATCACCGTCATCGACCGGCTGGAGCAGGACGAGCAGGACCCCGACCAGCTGGCCAGCCTGTTCGAGCTGGACCACCTGGCCACCCAGATGCGCCGCAACAGCGAGAACCTGCTGGTGCTCTCCGGCACCACGGTCAACCGCCGGGTCACCCGGCCGGTGCCGATCTCCGAGGTGCTCGGCGCCGCGGTGTCCGAGGTGGAGAAGTACGCGCGCATCCAGATCGCGCCCGCGCCGGAGCTGCGCGTCCAGGGCCGCGTGGTCAACGACCTCGCGCACCTCATCGCCGAGCTGCTGGACAACGCGACCGCGTTCTCCAAGCCCACCACCAAGGTGACCGTGCGGGCGATCGAGACCCGGCGCGGCGAGGTGTCCATCCGCATCCACGACCGCGGTGTCGGCATGCAGGAGCAGGACGTCGTCGAGGCCAACACCAAGCTCGCCGACCCGCCCGAGGTCGACGTGTCGGTGGCGCGCGAGATGGGCCTGTACGTGGTCGGCCAGCTCGCCAAGCGGCACAACATCCGGGTCACGCTGACCAACAACGACGACATAGAGGGTGGCGTCACGGCCCAGGTCGTCCTGCCCGTCGACCTGCTGCACCGCGGCCCCGAGCCGGTCGCGCCGCGCCCGGTGCAGGCGGCGCTGCCGCAGCGCCAGGCCACCCCGCAGCTGGAGGACAGCGGCGTGGGCGTGCTGGCCGGCGTGCCGAAGTGGACGCCGGAGATCCCGCCCGGCGGCTACGCGCCGCTGGAGCTGGCCCCCTCGACCGGTCCGCAGGTCGTGCACACGCACGAGGCGGAGTCCGGCGGCTACTTCGAGGTCGAGCAGACCCCGGCCACCGACCTGTTCACCGCCACCGTGACCGAGACCGTGCCGCCGCCCGGCGAAGAGGTGCCGGACTACTCCTACCCGCCGGACGCCGCCTACTCCCCGGACGCCCCCTACTCGCCGGACGCCGCGCGACCGGCGCCGGTCGCGGTCCGGGAGCGGGAGGAGGACGACGCCTCGACCCAGCGGCTGCCGATCTACGAGGACGTGCTGTCGCGCTGGTTCCAGGGCGGCGAGGCCGAGGCGGGCGTGCACGGCGAGCTGGGCGACCAGCAGCCGGCCGCCGCCACCGCGCCGCCGGAGACCGCGTCGGAGCGGACGATGTTCGCCGACCGCGCCGAGCTGATGGGCGCCGACGGCCTCGGCGGCCACCACGAGGGCACGGCGTCCGAGCAGACCGCGTACACCGACCGGGCCGACCTGATCACGCCGCCGGCCCAGGCCGCGCCGGCCGCCCAGGCCAAGCCGACGCCGCCCGCGCCGCGCGGTTCCACCCCGGCGGGCCTGCCCAAGCGGGAGCCCGCGCCGTCGGCGATCCCGTCGTCCGGCGCGTCCGCGCCCGGCTGGGGCGCCGCGGCGGACGACAGCTGGACGGCGGCGTCCAGCGCGCTCAAGGCGCCGGTGGACGACACCACGACCGCGGGCCTGCCCAAGCGCGTCCCCAAGGCGCGCCTGATGCCTGGCTCGCTGACCGCGCCCGCGTCCTCGCGCGGGTCGGCCCCGACGGCGACCCAGCCCGCGGCGAGCGGCGCCGCGCCCGCCGGGCTCGCCACCGCGATCCCGCCGCGCCGGTCTGCCGACCGGTTGCGCCAGCGCTTCGCCACCTACCAGCGAGGCGTGCAGCTCGGCCGCCAGACCGGCGACGAGGCCGGTATGCCGTGGGAAGGGCTGTCGCTCGGCAACGAAGACAACACCTCCGCCGCCACGGGCGGTAACCAGACCAAGGAGCAGAAGTGA
- a CDS encoding roadblock/LC7 domain-containing protein codes for MTTATEELENFSWLVDDFVARVAGVAHAIVVSADGLLLASSERLPIDRAEQLAAVASGLVSLNLGAARCFEAGDVKQTVVEMERGYLFLMSISDGSCLAVLAAPNCDIGLIGYAMTRLVERVGVQLTPEIRSQLHVAMRG; via the coding sequence GTGACCACCGCAACCGAGGAACTCGAAAACTTCAGTTGGCTGGTCGATGACTTCGTCGCCCGGGTCGCGGGCGTCGCGCACGCGATCGTGGTCTCCGCGGACGGCCTGTTGCTCGCGTCCTCGGAGCGGTTGCCGATCGACCGCGCCGAACAGCTCGCCGCCGTCGCGTCGGGCCTGGTCAGCCTGAACCTCGGCGCGGCGCGCTGCTTCGAGGCGGGCGACGTCAAGCAGACCGTGGTGGAGATGGAGCGGGGCTACCTGTTCCTGATGTCGATCAGCGACGGCTCGTGCCTGGCCGTGCTGGCCGCGCCCAACTGCGACATCGGCCTGATCGGCTACGCCATGACCCGGCTGGTCGAGCGGGTCGGCGTCCAGCTCACCCCGGAGATCCGCTCGCAGCTGCACGTCGCCATGCGCGGCTGA
- a CDS encoding ATP/GTP-binding protein: MSGGAPGRPGSPAASLTVTSTKIVVAGGFGVGKTTFVGSVSEIVPLTTEAVMTEASVGVDDLSATPNKMTTTVAMDFGRVSLDSDLILYLFGTPGQHRFWFMWDDLVRGAIGAVVLVDTRRLSDAFASIDFFEDRELPYVVGVNCFDGLLHHRIEDIREALTIDESVPIVPCDARNRQSTKQTLITLVQHAMRQPTFA, encoded by the coding sequence ATGAGCGGTGGCGCTCCCGGACGGCCGGGGTCACCCGCGGCGAGCCTGACCGTCACGTCGACGAAGATCGTGGTGGCCGGCGGGTTCGGTGTCGGCAAGACGACCTTCGTCGGGTCGGTGTCGGAGATCGTGCCGTTGACCACCGAAGCCGTGATGACCGAGGCCAGCGTCGGCGTGGACGACCTGTCGGCCACGCCCAACAAGATGACCACCACGGTCGCCATGGACTTCGGCCGGGTCTCGCTGGACAGCGACCTGATCCTGTACCTGTTCGGCACACCGGGCCAGCACCGGTTCTGGTTCATGTGGGACGACCTGGTGCGCGGCGCGATCGGCGCGGTCGTGCTGGTCGACACCCGCCGGTTGTCGGACGCGTTCGCCTCGATCGACTTCTTCGAGGACCGCGAGCTGCCGTACGTGGTCGGCGTGAACTGCTTCGACGGCCTGCTGCACCACCGCATCGAGGACATCCGCGAGGCGTTGACGATCGACGAGTCGGTGCCGATCGTGCCGTGCGACGCGCGCAACCGGCAGTCCACCAAGCAGACGCTGATCACGTTGGTGCAGCACGCGATGCGGCAGCCGACGTTCGCCTGA
- a CDS encoding RNA polymerase sigma factor — protein MTPASPIADLVSAAAEGDQRAWNEIVERYTPLVLAVVHRHRLRPADVADVNQTVWLRLVEQIGRLREADALPGWIATTTRNECLRVLRLQQRTLPFDPQSEDEPASREDAVADLDEEMEAAQRRQALREGFRSLPEQCRVLLLKLMADPPPGYAAVGEELGMPVGSIGPTRIRCLEKLRKTPAVLRLVRPRPGRGGGGVVGVEGRSGVGKR, from the coding sequence GTGACCCCTGCATCCCCGATCGCCGACCTGGTGAGCGCGGCGGCGGAGGGCGACCAGCGCGCGTGGAACGAGATAGTCGAGCGCTACACGCCGCTGGTGCTGGCGGTCGTGCACCGGCACCGGCTGCGGCCCGCGGACGTGGCGGACGTCAACCAGACGGTGTGGCTGCGGCTGGTGGAGCAGATCGGCAGGCTCCGGGAAGCCGACGCGCTGCCCGGCTGGATCGCCACGACGACCCGCAACGAGTGCCTGCGGGTGCTGCGGCTGCAGCAGCGCACCCTGCCGTTCGACCCGCAGTCCGAGGACGAGCCGGCGAGCCGGGAGGACGCGGTCGCGGACCTGGACGAGGAGATGGAGGCCGCGCAGCGGCGGCAGGCGCTGCGCGAGGGCTTCCGGTCGCTGCCCGAGCAGTGCCGGGTGCTGCTGCTCAAGCTGATGGCGGACCCGCCGCCCGGGTACGCGGCGGTCGGCGAGGAGCTGGGGATGCCGGTGGGCAGCATCGGTCCCACCCGGATCAGGTGCTTGGAGAAGTTGCGGAAGACTCCCGCGGTGCTGAGGCTGGTCCGCCCGCGGCCGGGGCGCGGAGGAGGAGGTGTGGTCGGTGTTGAGGGACGATCCGGGGTGGGAAAGCGATGA
- a CDS encoding S8 family serine peptidase, with protein sequence MSEPSNRSELYQRAFQQAILQHKTYRLHAERGREFLFVAAELLTIPEDVDRVSRKLSQNNISNSRGRDFAGMSRLLLPRNPDDVPSIVRLLRDPRTWPGERTPFVQPHHVLVGHGGNMHGNPGEPPRVGTPLADPPQGTGGHGKGVVVGVVDTGIAATAGADHPLWLGGAFATRADEVDTAYAHDDVFALEGGHGTFVAGVVRQAAPGVRVDPERALDPMGLGTEEDFARAVTSFDERVHVVNASMGCFTQDDIASEPIRRALATLPADVVVVASAGNQGTARPSWPAALPTVVGVSAVAQQLDGSRSPACYANHGYWVDACAVGNRTSTFLRGRWELPGLPADVFDRFAYWLGTSFAAPHVAGRIATTMTTKGLSAVAARNSLLSGKPEFFPGYGVLVE encoded by the coding sequence GTGTCCGAACCATCGAACCGCTCGGAGCTCTACCAAAGAGCGTTCCAACAGGCGATCCTCCAGCACAAGACCTACCGGCTGCACGCCGAGCGCGGGCGGGAGTTCCTGTTCGTCGCGGCCGAGCTGCTGACCATCCCCGAGGACGTCGACCGGGTCTCGCGCAAGCTGTCGCAGAACAACATCTCGAACAGCCGGGGCCGAGACTTCGCCGGGATGAGCAGGCTCCTGCTGCCGCGCAACCCCGACGACGTGCCGTCGATCGTGCGGCTGCTGCGCGACCCGCGGACGTGGCCGGGCGAGCGGACGCCGTTCGTGCAGCCGCACCACGTGCTGGTCGGCCACGGCGGCAACATGCACGGCAACCCGGGCGAGCCGCCGCGGGTGGGCACGCCGCTGGCGGACCCGCCGCAGGGCACGGGCGGGCACGGCAAGGGCGTCGTGGTCGGCGTGGTGGACACCGGGATCGCGGCGACCGCGGGCGCGGACCACCCGCTGTGGCTGGGCGGCGCGTTCGCCACCAGGGCGGACGAGGTCGACACCGCGTACGCGCACGACGACGTGTTCGCCCTCGAAGGCGGGCACGGGACGTTCGTCGCGGGCGTGGTGCGGCAGGCCGCGCCGGGCGTCCGGGTCGACCCGGAGCGGGCGCTGGACCCGATGGGCCTCGGCACCGAGGAGGACTTCGCGCGGGCGGTGACGTCGTTCGACGAGCGGGTGCACGTCGTCAACGCCTCGATGGGGTGCTTCACCCAGGACGACATCGCCTCCGAGCCGATCCGCCGGGCGCTGGCGACCCTGCCGGCCGACGTCGTCGTGGTCGCCTCGGCGGGCAACCAGGGCACGGCCCGGCCGAGCTGGCCCGCGGCGCTGCCCACCGTGGTCGGCGTGTCGGCGGTCGCGCAGCAGCTGGACGGCAGCCGTTCGCCCGCCTGCTACGCCAACCACGGCTACTGGGTGGACGCGTGCGCGGTCGGCAACCGGACCAGCACCTTCCTCCGCGGCCGGTGGGAGCTGCCCGGCCTGCCCGCGGACGTGTTCGACCGGTTCGCCTACTGGCTCGGCACCTCGTTCGCGGCGCCGCACGTCGCCGGGCGGATCGCCACGACGATGACCACGAAGGGTCTTTCCGCGGTCGCCGCGCGGAATTCCCTGCTCAGCGGCAAGCCGGAGTTCTTCCCGGGCTACGGGGTGCTCGTCGAATAA